A genomic region of Mycobacterium sp. Aquia_213 contains the following coding sequences:
- a CDS encoding maleylpyruvate isomerase family mycothiol-dependent enzyme: MSPSVKALQDNDTRLVEWARGITTAQWEKPSLCTEWTNHEVLAHLVIGYGVAFSAVATSMLRHRGSFDAANTELARVLADQRGPDQLLGDLVALGERPRGIGRLFPKRLLLGDHVVHELDITYALGKESAVPVSAVVAVLNTQVRVPNPFVPAAARARGLNLVATDADWAHRTDGPTVTGQAAHLASVLAGRPWGLSHLRGDGVAVLSTRM, encoded by the coding sequence GTGTCCCCGTCGGTTAAGGCGTTGCAAGACAACGACACCAGGCTCGTCGAATGGGCTCGGGGCATCACCACGGCGCAATGGGAGAAGCCGAGCCTGTGCACCGAGTGGACCAATCACGAGGTACTGGCCCACCTCGTCATCGGGTACGGGGTCGCGTTCTCCGCGGTTGCCACCAGCATGCTGCGTCATCGCGGCTCGTTCGATGCCGCCAACACCGAACTGGCCCGCGTCCTCGCGGACCAGCGCGGTCCGGACCAGTTGCTCGGCGACCTGGTGGCGCTGGGCGAACGCCCCCGGGGCATCGGGCGCCTCTTCCCGAAGCGGCTGCTGCTCGGCGACCACGTCGTCCACGAACTCGACATCACGTATGCGTTGGGTAAGGAGTCGGCGGTGCCGGTCTCGGCCGTCGTCGCGGTGCTCAACACTCAGGTGCGGGTGCCTAACCCGTTCGTGCCGGCGGCCGCGCGAGCCCGTGGCCTCAATCTTGTTGCCACCGATGCCGACTGGGCTCATCGCACCGACGGACCCACGGTCACCGGACAGGCCGCTCACCTGGCATCCGTGCTCGCGGGAAGACCCTGGGGGCTCTCGCATCTGCGTGGCGACGGCGTCGCGGTACTTTCTACTCGGATGTGA
- a CDS encoding ArsR/SmtB family transcription factor, with the protein MSNQATVTYCPSLGVAALVDSQAATLAGMFKALSDPVRLRLLSLIASHPGGEACVCEISSTFDVSQPTISHHLKLLRSAGLIDCERRGTWVYYWVIPSALQQLSSALNVGDSVATTPGRCP; encoded by the coding sequence ATGTCGAATCAAGCGACGGTCACGTATTGCCCGAGTCTGGGCGTCGCCGCGCTAGTAGATTCGCAGGCCGCAACCTTGGCCGGTATGTTCAAAGCGCTCAGCGACCCGGTACGCCTGCGGTTGTTGAGCCTGATCGCCAGCCATCCCGGCGGCGAGGCTTGCGTTTGTGAAATCTCATCGACGTTCGATGTCTCCCAACCAACCATCTCCCACCACCTCAAACTGTTGCGCTCAGCCGGTCTGATCGACTGCGAGCGGCGGGGCACCTGGGTGTACTACTGGGTGATTCCCTCAGCATTGCAGCAACTTTCGTCGGCCTTGAACGTCGGAGACTCGGTCGCGACGACGCCGGGGCGCTGCCCGTGA
- a CDS encoding TetR/AcrR family transcriptional regulator — protein sequence MNAEGESLRDRQRAQIRADIRRAAFRLFVDRGYDAVTTEEIATAAGVSPRTFFRHVPTKEELLLAPVRHGGAAIVNHLEQRPAAEAPDVALINAIITRTQSFDRADCEEWRAALLVAPGLLDKATIHTPADKDRAMKLVAQRMGTNPETDMRPGLLIQLAFAAADFAFQQWVLRSTNRQPLDRYVIEALEAVKSPYWRKKRSTD from the coding sequence GTGAACGCCGAAGGCGAGTCGCTACGTGATCGTCAGCGCGCCCAGATCCGCGCCGATATCCGGCGAGCGGCTTTTCGGCTGTTTGTCGATCGCGGATACGACGCCGTAACCACAGAGGAGATCGCCACTGCCGCAGGCGTTTCACCGCGCACCTTCTTCCGGCATGTGCCGACCAAGGAGGAGCTGCTGCTGGCGCCGGTGCGCCATGGCGGTGCCGCGATCGTCAATCACCTGGAGCAGCGACCAGCCGCCGAGGCGCCCGATGTCGCACTGATCAACGCCATCATCACGCGGACCCAGTCGTTCGACCGCGCCGACTGCGAGGAGTGGCGTGCGGCCCTGCTGGTTGCACCGGGCCTGCTCGACAAGGCGACGATCCACACTCCCGCCGACAAGGACCGGGCGATGAAGCTCGTCGCGCAACGCATGGGCACCAATCCGGAAACCGATATGCGGCCCGGGCTGCTGATCCAACTTGCCTTTGCCGCAGCAGATTTCGCCTTCCAACAGTGGGTACTGCGGTCGACCAACCGACAGCCGCTGGACCGCTATGTGATCGAAGCTCTCGAAGCGGTCAAGAGCCCCTATTGGCGAAAGAAGCGCTCGACGGACTAG
- a CDS encoding SDR family NAD(P)-dependent oxidoreductase, producing MSVLEGKIAIVTGTSRGVGVGIAHELLRAGATVIGCSRGPLDTIPGVDAESEWAPRASQRVCDQGDCASIDAFVADVVATHGRVDILVNNAGGTVPAPHVESIPELVQRIQGAPPSDDDYERTALFHAFAVQMNLISPLWFAIRAYRQMSTQDGVGCIINISSGAGHPAGSPTLVSYGAAKSGLNHLTRSLAEEWGPKVRVNCVALGPTMTENFRSFVLPKDDPTGEKYFAAVPMRRAGEPAEVGRVCVFLAGGQADFVNGTTIESDGGMMPGVLYDAGLKTITDLL from the coding sequence ATGAGCGTCCTCGAGGGCAAGATCGCGATCGTCACCGGAACCAGCCGCGGCGTGGGAGTGGGCATCGCCCATGAACTGCTGCGCGCGGGCGCCACCGTCATCGGTTGTTCGCGCGGGCCGCTGGACACCATCCCGGGTGTCGACGCCGAATCGGAATGGGCACCACGTGCCTCGCAGCGCGTCTGCGATCAGGGTGACTGCGCATCGATCGACGCCTTCGTCGCCGACGTGGTCGCCACGCACGGCCGGGTCGACATCCTGGTCAACAACGCCGGCGGCACCGTCCCGGCGCCGCACGTGGAGAGCATTCCCGAACTCGTGCAACGCATTCAGGGCGCACCGCCCAGCGACGACGACTACGAACGCACCGCGCTGTTCCACGCGTTCGCGGTGCAGATGAACCTGATCAGCCCGCTCTGGTTCGCCATCCGCGCCTATCGGCAGATGTCGACCCAGGACGGCGTCGGCTGCATCATCAATATCTCGAGCGGCGCCGGGCACCCGGCCGGTTCGCCGACCCTGGTCTCCTACGGCGCGGCCAAGAGCGGCCTCAACCACCTCACCCGATCACTGGCCGAGGAGTGGGGACCGAAGGTGCGGGTCAACTGTGTGGCGCTGGGCCCCACGATGACCGAGAACTTCCGCTCGTTCGTGCTGCCCAAGGACGATCCCACCGGGGAGAAGTATTTCGCCGCCGTTCCAATGCGCCGTGCCGGCGAGCCCGCGGAGGTCGGACGCGTCTGCGTTTTCCTGGCCGGCGGGCAGGCCGACTTCGTCAACGGCACCACCATCGAAAGCGATGGCGGCATGATGCCCGGCGTGCTCTACGACGCGGGCCTCAAGACGATCACCGACCTGCTGTAG
- a CDS encoding SDR family NAD(P)-dependent oxidoreductase, with protein sequence MSYTHPDSMRGHVAIITGAAQGVGKGTATALLERGASVLLVDIQADVLEATRTELKELGPVESLVADLRDPDSAARIAATAVDAFGSVNGLVNNAIATNEPKKFVDITLEDFALGHDVGPRATFLLMQAVYPLLVEAGGGSIVNLGSGTGTGGEPKWGGYATAKEGIRGLSKVAALEWGRDNIRVNVICPFAESDGVKFWKSFAPKEYDKAVGRVPMKRIGDVRTDVGALVAFLLGSDATFITGQTIHVDGGIGCFR encoded by the coding sequence ATGAGTTACACCCATCCCGATTCGATGCGCGGCCACGTCGCGATCATCACCGGCGCCGCTCAGGGGGTAGGCAAGGGGACCGCGACGGCGCTGCTTGAACGCGGCGCTTCGGTATTGCTGGTCGACATACAGGCCGATGTCCTGGAAGCGACACGCACCGAGCTCAAGGAACTGGGCCCGGTCGAAAGCCTGGTCGCCGATCTGCGTGATCCCGACAGCGCGGCGCGCATCGCCGCGACCGCGGTGGATGCCTTCGGCTCCGTGAACGGGCTGGTGAACAATGCCATTGCCACCAACGAGCCCAAGAAGTTCGTCGACATCACCCTCGAGGACTTCGCGCTCGGCCATGACGTCGGCCCTCGCGCTACGTTCCTGCTCATGCAGGCCGTGTATCCGTTGCTGGTCGAGGCCGGCGGCGGCTCGATCGTCAACCTCGGCTCGGGGACGGGAACCGGTGGCGAACCCAAGTGGGGCGGTTATGCCACCGCCAAGGAAGGCATCCGCGGCCTGTCCAAGGTCGCGGCGCTGGAATGGGGCCGCGACAACATCCGCGTCAACGTCATCTGCCCGTTCGCCGAATCCGACGGCGTCAAGTTCTGGAAGTCGTTCGCGCCCAAGGAGTACGACAAGGCGGTGGGGCGGGTTCCGATGAAGCGCATCGGAGACGTCCGCACCGACGTGGGCGCGCTGGTGGCGTTCCTGCTCGGCAGCGACGCCACTTTCATCACCGGTCAGACCATCCACGTCGACGGTGGAATCGGCTGCTTCCGGTGA
- a CDS encoding APC family permease: MTQMKTGNEVADEFCEDCGYQPELKRALNGFQMFAIAFASMSVVMGVFSTYDDMLRTSGPVGIWLFPAVGVGQLLVALVYAQFSARIPLSGGPYAWASRLANPRIGWAFGWMAFLGAVTGPVAIDIALAEQVLMPLFNMDADETTGRVIAVGLLVTQAALAIAATRIVGWVNSLSVGVEIGILVVLGIALAVAVVLSGDGKTENLFSRGVADGNPDYFAIGGGLMAATLMGLATLVGFETAPNMAEEAADPVRTVPRAMIGSVLASAVLGFLFLVVLTVSIKDLPAASASHSSVEEIMRQQFGSALDRFFLVAIAVAFFGAALVSVASTSRYIFAMSRDGRFPGHQVMQRVDARTRTPIPATLLVLAIGVVLMVVLPGAALIQLVSTGAIVGILLYIMTISLYLAVGRKMVRGKGGFDLGRFDRLIAVAALAWVLLALFMVLAANTTLASLLIVGGLLAVGFAYFLYMWKFDREVLEREPGVPDLISDPAK; this comes from the coding sequence ATGACCCAAATGAAGACGGGTAACGAGGTCGCCGACGAATTCTGCGAAGACTGCGGGTACCAGCCGGAGCTGAAGCGGGCGCTGAACGGTTTCCAGATGTTCGCCATCGCGTTCGCGTCGATGTCGGTGGTGATGGGCGTCTTCTCCACCTACGACGACATGCTGCGGACCTCCGGGCCGGTGGGCATCTGGTTGTTCCCTGCTGTAGGGGTCGGACAACTGTTGGTGGCATTGGTCTACGCGCAGTTCTCCGCGCGGATACCGCTCAGCGGCGGTCCCTATGCGTGGGCATCACGGCTGGCTAACCCGAGGATCGGCTGGGCATTCGGTTGGATGGCCTTCCTCGGTGCCGTGACCGGCCCGGTGGCGATCGACATTGCGTTGGCAGAGCAGGTTTTGATGCCGCTGTTCAACATGGACGCCGACGAGACGACCGGGCGGGTGATCGCCGTGGGGCTCCTGGTGACCCAAGCCGCGCTGGCGATCGCGGCAACCCGCATCGTCGGCTGGGTCAACTCGCTGTCAGTGGGCGTCGAAATCGGCATCCTCGTCGTGCTGGGAATCGCGTTGGCGGTGGCGGTGGTGCTGTCGGGCGATGGCAAGACCGAGAACCTGTTTTCCCGCGGTGTCGCCGACGGCAACCCCGACTACTTCGCCATCGGCGGCGGTCTCATGGCGGCCACGCTGATGGGTCTGGCCACCCTCGTTGGCTTCGAGACCGCCCCGAACATGGCAGAAGAGGCCGCGGATCCCGTCCGAACCGTGCCGCGCGCGATGATCGGATCGGTGCTGGCCTCTGCCGTTTTGGGGTTCTTGTTCCTCGTTGTGTTGACGGTGTCGATCAAAGACCTCCCGGCGGCTTCCGCGAGCCATTCGTCGGTCGAGGAGATCATGCGTCAACAGTTCGGATCCGCGTTGGACAGGTTCTTCCTCGTCGCCATCGCTGTAGCGTTCTTCGGCGCCGCTCTGGTCTCGGTCGCTTCGACGTCGCGCTACATCTTCGCGATGTCACGCGACGGACGCTTTCCGGGGCATCAGGTGATGCAGCGCGTCGATGCGCGTACCCGGACCCCCATCCCAGCGACGCTTCTGGTGTTGGCTATCGGGGTTGTGCTGATGGTCGTGCTGCCGGGTGCGGCACTTATACAACTGGTCTCGACGGGTGCCATCGTAGGTATCTTGCTCTACATCATGACCATCAGTCTCTATCTGGCGGTGGGCCGGAAGATGGTGCGCGGCAAGGGCGGCTTCGACCTCGGGCGCTTCGATCGGCTCATCGCGGTCGCGGCGCTGGCCTGGGTGCTCCTTGCGCTGTTCATGGTGTTGGCCGCCAACACGACATTGGCGTCGCTATTGATCGTCGGGGGCCTGCTCGCTGTGGGTTTCGCCTACTTCCTCTACATGTGGAAGTTCGATCGCGAAGTGCTCGAGCGCGAACCGGGGGTACCTGATCTGATCTCTGATCCAGCCAAGTGA
- a CDS encoding FAD-binding oxidoreductase, with product MNSTAAGPAALTGRVVRPGDAEYSVASAGFNLLFTHGPAVIVFAQTTQDVVNALAWARHNDVVPRVRSGRHALEGWSNVNDGIVIDVSDMKSATIDTASNTATVGAGLNQLEAVTELGKAGVATPTGTEGSVGLVGATLGGGFGLLTRTLGMSSDNLLAAEIVIASKSGGAEAVIADETNNPDLLWALRGAGNGNFGIVTSLTYRIHPLSHVTYVTAKWPGMDDLPAVFDAWQRSAPYADDRLTSQLEIGREEIALLGVLAAGSEAEATQLLAPVLSVGIPDVSMTNASWSDTYAAFQIPMTEEPANHKFSSQFVSEPFPAEAINTIGSFLAKAPAGCNYFTNAFGGMVTGSEPPGGSAFAHRDALFYAEPGAGWGTRGDGMSPEANPLTEPSLAWVAEFAEAMEPYGTGAYVNVPNAGMADWETAYWGANVERLRTIKAKYDPDNVFRFEQSIPPAT from the coding sequence ATGAACTCTACTGCTGCAGGACCGGCCGCGCTGACTGGACGTGTCGTTCGTCCTGGTGATGCCGAATACTCCGTTGCCAGTGCCGGTTTCAACCTGCTCTTCACTCATGGGCCCGCGGTGATCGTCTTTGCCCAGACGACGCAGGACGTCGTCAACGCGCTGGCGTGGGCCCGGCACAACGACGTCGTGCCCCGGGTGCGCTCCGGTCGGCACGCTCTGGAGGGCTGGTCCAACGTCAACGATGGCATCGTGATCGACGTCAGCGACATGAAGTCGGCAACCATCGATACGGCGTCGAACACAGCGACCGTCGGTGCCGGGCTCAATCAGCTGGAAGCCGTGACCGAACTCGGCAAGGCCGGGGTTGCGACGCCGACCGGCACCGAAGGAAGCGTCGGCTTGGTCGGCGCGACACTCGGCGGCGGCTTCGGACTACTCACGCGCACCTTGGGCATGTCATCCGACAACCTGTTGGCGGCCGAGATCGTTATCGCTTCCAAGAGCGGCGGGGCCGAGGCCGTCATCGCCGACGAGACCAACAATCCAGATCTGCTCTGGGCGCTGCGCGGCGCGGGCAACGGCAACTTTGGAATCGTCACCTCACTGACCTACCGGATACACCCCTTGTCACACGTCACCTACGTCACCGCCAAGTGGCCCGGGATGGACGACCTGCCGGCGGTGTTCGACGCCTGGCAGCGCTCGGCTCCTTACGCCGACGACCGGCTGACCAGTCAGCTCGAGATAGGCCGCGAAGAGATCGCGCTGCTGGGTGTCCTCGCAGCCGGTTCCGAGGCGGAGGCGACGCAGCTGCTGGCACCCGTCCTGTCGGTCGGCATTCCCGATGTGTCGATGACGAACGCGAGCTGGTCCGACACCTACGCGGCATTCCAGATCCCGATGACCGAGGAGCCGGCGAACCATAAGTTCTCCTCGCAGTTCGTCTCGGAGCCGTTCCCCGCGGAAGCCATCAACACGATCGGCTCGTTCCTGGCGAAAGCGCCTGCCGGCTGCAATTACTTCACCAATGCGTTCGGCGGAATGGTCACCGGAAGTGAGCCTCCCGGCGGGTCGGCTTTCGCTCACCGCGACGCGTTGTTCTACGCCGAGCCGGGCGCGGGCTGGGGTACCCGCGGTGACGGGATGTCTCCCGAGGCCAACCCGCTGACGGAGCCGTCCCTGGCATGGGTTGCCGAGTTCGCCGAGGCAATGGAGCCGTATGGGACAGGCGCCTACGTCAACGTGCCGAACGCCGGCATGGCGGACTGGGAGACCGCGTATTGGGGTGCCAACGTCGAGCGACTGCGCACGATCAAGGCGAAATACGACCCGGACAATGTCTTTCGCTTCGAGCAGAGCATTCCGCCGGCGACGTAG
- a CDS encoding ArsI/CadI family heavy metal resistance metalloenzyme, with the protein MSRVQLALNVDDLDEAIAFYSKLFHTEPAKVKPGYANFAIAQPPLKLVLIENRGRGGTLNHLGVEVGDSDTVHTEIARLADEGLFTEEEINTTCCFSAQDKVWVTGPAGERWEVYTVLADSDTFGPGSREPDQACCTARSAS; encoded by the coding sequence ATGTCACGTGTGCAGCTAGCCCTCAACGTCGATGATCTGGACGAGGCAATCGCCTTCTACTCCAAGCTTTTCCACACCGAACCCGCCAAGGTCAAACCCGGCTACGCGAACTTCGCCATCGCCCAGCCCCCGCTCAAGCTGGTCCTGATCGAGAACCGCGGCCGCGGCGGTACGCTCAACCATCTCGGCGTCGAAGTTGGCGACAGCGACACGGTGCACACCGAGATCGCCCGGCTCGCTGACGAAGGGCTGTTCACCGAGGAAGAGATCAACACCACCTGCTGTTTCTCTGCCCAGGACAAGGTTTGGGTCACCGGACCCGCTGGCGAACGCTGGGAGGTCTACACCGTGCTGGCCGACTCCGACACGTTCGGACCGGGCAGCCGCGAACCCGACCAAGCCTGCTGCACGGCCCGATCGGCGTCCTAG
- a CDS encoding alpha/beta hydrolase has product MSAVHDTTRVSFMSRGTRCAGWLTLPDGPGPHPGLVLAHGLGATHGMSLSQYEQHFAKSGVATLAFDYRYTGESDGEPRQQFGMRAHRQDVEAACDYLREHGSIDASRLGLWGTSLGALHALQAAAHGVEVAAVVVQCPIVHGPGTLQRGGVLPALRLTPAIVADAVNRLRKAGRTYVPIVGRPRDRAAVTVAGALEGWYSTVEPGCTFDNRMAALAVLGIAAGSAKRGAAKIEAPLLVCISDRETLMDPQHAEDVAAAAPRGLARHYDGDHFQIYHPPLLAALLDDQTTFLQEHLGVPVG; this is encoded by the coding sequence ATGAGCGCTGTCCACGACACCACCAGGGTGTCCTTCATGTCGCGCGGCACCCGATGCGCGGGCTGGCTCACTCTTCCCGACGGCCCCGGTCCGCATCCGGGCCTGGTGCTGGCCCACGGCCTGGGCGCTACGCACGGCATGTCGCTGTCCCAATACGAGCAGCATTTCGCCAAATCCGGCGTCGCGACGCTGGCGTTCGACTATCGCTACACCGGCGAGTCCGACGGTGAACCCCGCCAGCAGTTCGGAATGCGCGCGCACCGACAGGACGTCGAGGCGGCGTGTGACTATCTGCGCGAGCACGGCAGTATCGACGCTTCCAGGCTGGGTTTGTGGGGGACCAGTCTGGGTGCGCTGCACGCACTGCAAGCGGCGGCGCACGGGGTCGAGGTCGCGGCGGTGGTGGTGCAATGCCCGATCGTGCACGGGCCGGGAACGCTTCAGCGCGGCGGCGTCCTGCCCGCCTTGCGGCTCACGCCCGCGATCGTCGCCGATGCCGTCAACCGGCTGCGGAAGGCGGGACGGACGTATGTGCCCATCGTCGGGCGGCCCCGGGACCGGGCCGCGGTTACGGTCGCGGGCGCGTTGGAGGGCTGGTACTCCACCGTCGAACCCGGATGCACGTTCGACAACCGCATGGCGGCGCTGGCCGTGCTCGGCATCGCGGCGGGCAGCGCCAAGCGTGGGGCAGCGAAAATCGAAGCGCCGCTGCTCGTTTGCATATCGGACCGGGAAACCTTGATGGACCCTCAGCACGCTGAAGACGTCGCCGCCGCGGCGCCGCGCGGCCTGGCGAGGCACTACGACGGCGACCACTTCCAGATCTATCACCCGCCGCTGCTGGCTGCGCTGCTCGACGATCAGACCACCTTCTTGCAGGAGCATCTCGGTGTCCCCGTCGGTTAA
- a CDS encoding VOC family protein produces MDRALAFYRDVLGMEVIFESLISGEPFDAVLHATRNQEGRVVGGLLGGLMIELLSLGTKPAEDKPARRGITGIHNLSLSVTDLDDTHRRVVDAGCTPDQEPFEIGGVRMFFVKDPDGTPVEFIELPDGVRSTYEMHRGVRLQMGPVR; encoded by the coding sequence ATGGACCGCGCGCTCGCGTTCTATCGGGACGTGCTCGGCATGGAGGTCATTTTCGAATCCCTGATCTCCGGAGAACCTTTCGACGCGGTCCTGCACGCGACCCGTAACCAGGAGGGCCGGGTGGTCGGCGGCTTACTGGGCGGGCTGATGATCGAGCTGCTGTCACTGGGAACCAAGCCTGCCGAAGACAAGCCCGCGCGCCGGGGCATCACCGGAATCCACAACCTGTCGTTGTCGGTGACCGATCTCGATGACACCCACCGTCGCGTCGTCGACGCCGGTTGCACCCCCGACCAGGAGCCATTCGAGATCGGCGGGGTCCGAATGTTTTTCGTGAAGGATCCGGACGGGACGCCGGTGGAGTTCATCGAATTGCCGGACGGGGTGCGCAGCACCTACGAGATGCACCGCGGCGTGCGGCTGCAGATGGGACCCGTCAGATGA
- a CDS encoding dihydrodipicolinate reductase: MSSSAKLRVIQWATGGVGKAAISCVLNHPQLELAGCWVHSADKNGVDVGRIIGTEDLGITATSSIDEILALDADCVMYSPLVPNDDEVIAILRSGKNVVTPVGWVYPDPGNKRHQAVADAAAESGVTLHGSGIHPGGITERFPLTISGLSAAITHVRSEEFSDIRTYNAPDVVRHIMGFGGTPEEAVNGPMASLLEAGFKQSVRMIADHMGFRIEPNIRTIQEIAVATATIDYDPFPITAGQVAARRFRWQALVDGEPVIEAAVNWLMGEENLDPAWNFGGIGERFEVEITGDPPVKLTFKGLQPETIAEGLIKNPGVVVTANHCINAIPDVCAAEPGIKTYLDLPLFAGRPAPNLARTS; the protein is encoded by the coding sequence ATGAGTAGTTCGGCCAAGCTTCGTGTCATTCAATGGGCGACCGGGGGCGTCGGCAAGGCCGCCATCTCCTGCGTGCTCAACCACCCGCAGCTCGAGCTGGCCGGCTGCTGGGTGCACAGCGCCGACAAGAACGGTGTCGACGTCGGCCGAATCATCGGGACTGAGGACCTGGGCATCACCGCCACGTCGAGCATCGACGAGATCCTCGCGCTCGACGCCGACTGCGTGATGTACAGCCCGCTGGTGCCCAACGACGACGAGGTCATCGCGATCCTGCGGTCCGGCAAGAACGTGGTCACTCCGGTCGGCTGGGTCTACCCCGATCCGGGCAACAAGCGTCACCAAGCCGTCGCCGATGCGGCGGCGGAAAGCGGTGTGACGCTGCATGGTTCGGGGATCCACCCCGGGGGCATCACCGAGCGCTTCCCGCTGACGATCTCCGGACTGTCGGCGGCTATCACCCACGTGCGCTCCGAGGAGTTCTCCGACATCCGCACCTACAACGCCCCGGACGTGGTGCGCCACATCATGGGCTTCGGTGGTACCCCCGAGGAAGCCGTGAACGGACCCATGGCCAGCCTGCTCGAGGCGGGCTTCAAACAGTCGGTGCGAATGATCGCCGACCACATGGGATTTCGCATCGAGCCGAACATCAGGACCATTCAGGAGATCGCGGTCGCGACCGCCACGATCGACTACGACCCCTTCCCGATCACGGCCGGACAGGTGGCCGCGCGCCGGTTCCGCTGGCAGGCCCTTGTCGACGGCGAGCCGGTGATCGAGGCGGCGGTCAACTGGCTGATGGGTGAGGAAAACCTGGATCCCGCTTGGAATTTCGGTGGGATCGGCGAACGGTTCGAGGTGGAGATCACCGGCGACCCGCCGGTGAAGCTCACCTTCAAGGGGCTGCAACCGGAGACGATCGCGGAAGGCCTGATCAAAAATCCGGGCGTCGTGGTCACCGCCAACCATTGCATCAACGCCATTCCCGATGTCTGCGCCGCGGAGCCGGGTATCAAGACCTACCTTGATCTGCCGCTGTTCGCCGGGCGCCCGGCTCCCAATCTCGCGCGGACATCGTGA
- a CDS encoding MspA family porin produces the protein MSTGVAPAHAELVAIPMPPKAVTKVTREGYQVEMRLEREAVTPTPNLAGAPNSHEAFITVTGTVTATGGSSPITDSLLIIGYQLGCQNDVSAGLQIGGTGGTIPNGTVSLTPGSPSTTDLGNAGGGAGFGQTVLQPGVIVDLPLSNMTLNDKGQAALDIEDLHIKADACGGDVTIRSLLYLRISTKVAHTQYAIFGDPIKI, from the coding sequence ATGTCGACCGGGGTAGCGCCGGCGCACGCCGAACTGGTCGCGATCCCGATGCCTCCTAAAGCCGTTACCAAGGTCACCCGCGAGGGGTATCAGGTTGAAATGCGCCTAGAGCGCGAGGCAGTGACGCCCACGCCCAACCTGGCTGGCGCCCCCAATTCCCACGAAGCATTCATAACCGTAACTGGAACCGTGACGGCTACCGGCGGCTCAAGCCCCATCACCGACAGCCTCCTTATCATCGGCTACCAGCTGGGGTGTCAGAACGATGTTTCGGCGGGCCTGCAGATCGGCGGAACCGGGGGCACCATCCCGAACGGAACGGTTAGTCTGACGCCGGGCAGCCCGAGCACCACGGACCTGGGTAACGCCGGCGGGGGGGCCGGGTTCGGCCAAACGGTGCTCCAGCCGGGCGTGATCGTGGATTTGCCATTGTCGAACATGACGCTCAACGACAAGGGGCAGGCAGCCCTTGATATTGAGGACCTCCACATCAAAGCCGACGCGTGCGGTGGTGATGTCACCATCCGGTCCCTCCTATATCTACGGATCTCCACCAAAGTCGCGCACACGCAATACGCCATCTTCGGCGACCCCATCAAGATTTGA
- a CDS encoding TetR/AcrR family transcriptional regulator C-terminal domain-containing protein, with translation MRARFTLAEVRAQAIQIVDNDGLAGLSMRSLAAALGTGPMTLYNYVKDREQLEGLVAEAVLADVRLPRRSDDWRADVKAIATAIWRTVRQHPNAAPLVLTRRTVSAVGYLPAERLVEALRRAGLSDLDALAAFRGVLSLVMGAAQVELAGPLAAADREQSNAAIAQRIGDLAGAEHPHLAALAETSQRSTMGDDFDTALDMLLTGIQARARDDSKPAKRRR, from the coding sequence ATGCGAGCACGATTTACTCTCGCCGAAGTACGGGCGCAGGCGATCCAGATCGTCGACAACGATGGGCTCGCGGGCCTGAGCATGCGATCGCTGGCGGCCGCATTGGGTACCGGGCCAATGACGCTGTACAACTACGTCAAAGACCGCGAGCAGCTCGAAGGCCTCGTCGCCGAAGCGGTGCTCGCCGATGTCCGGCTGCCACGCCGGTCCGACGATTGGCGTGCCGACGTCAAGGCGATCGCGACGGCCATCTGGCGCACAGTGCGCCAACACCCCAATGCCGCGCCGTTGGTGTTGACGCGCCGCACGGTCTCGGCGGTCGGCTACCTTCCCGCCGAACGCCTCGTCGAGGCGCTCCGACGCGCGGGACTGAGCGACCTCGATGCGCTCGCAGCCTTTCGCGGGGTGCTGAGTCTCGTAATGGGCGCTGCCCAAGTCGAATTGGCCGGTCCGCTGGCCGCAGCCGACCGCGAACAATCCAATGCGGCGATCGCCCAGCGCATCGGCGACCTCGCCGGCGCCGAGCATCCGCACCTGGCCGCGCTGGCCGAGACCAGTCAGCGTTCGACGATGGGCGACGACTTCGACACGGCCCTCGACATGCTGCTCACCGGTATCCAAGCCCGGGCGCGCGACGACTCAAAACCAGCCAAACGCCGCCGCTGA